A portion of the Rhodococcus pseudokoreensis genome contains these proteins:
- a CDS encoding acetyl-CoA C-acetyltransferase, which translates to MRDVVICEPLRTPVGRFGGVFKDLTPQSLAATVITALVERTGIDGSQIDDVILGQASPGGEAPAIGRIAALDAGLGIDVPGMQVDRRCGSGLQAVITAVLQVASGGNDLVLAGGAESMSQAEFYTNPNIRWGVKGEGVQLADRLARARVTAGGANFPVPGGMIETAENLRAEFDISREDQDALAVQSHQRAVAAQESGRFAEEIVGVTVPQRKSDPLVVDKDEHPRADTTVESLSKLRAIRSKIDSASTVTAGNASGQNDGAAVCIVTTAEKAKELGLKPLARMASWAVAGVPPRTMGIGPVPATEKALGQLGLSLSDMGVIELNEAFAAQTLAVLRSWDLDPTDERLNPNGSGISLGHPVGATGGRILATLLREMDRRESRYGLETMCIGGGQGLAAVFERV; encoded by the coding sequence ATGCGTGACGTCGTCATCTGCGAACCCCTCCGGACGCCGGTCGGGCGGTTCGGTGGAGTGTTCAAGGACCTCACTCCCCAGAGTCTCGCCGCCACCGTCATCACGGCACTCGTCGAACGCACCGGCATCGACGGCAGCCAGATCGACGACGTCATCCTCGGTCAGGCATCCCCGGGCGGAGAGGCCCCGGCCATCGGCCGGATCGCGGCCCTCGACGCCGGACTCGGCATCGACGTCCCGGGCATGCAGGTGGATCGCCGCTGCGGATCCGGTCTGCAGGCCGTCATCACCGCCGTGCTGCAGGTGGCGTCCGGCGGCAACGATCTCGTCCTCGCCGGCGGCGCCGAATCCATGAGCCAGGCCGAGTTCTACACCAACCCGAACATCCGCTGGGGCGTCAAGGGCGAAGGGGTGCAACTCGCAGACCGGCTCGCCCGCGCCCGCGTCACCGCCGGCGGCGCGAACTTCCCCGTGCCCGGCGGCATGATCGAGACCGCCGAGAACCTGCGGGCCGAATTCGACATCAGCCGCGAGGACCAGGACGCGCTCGCCGTGCAGTCGCACCAGCGTGCCGTCGCCGCGCAGGAGTCGGGCCGCTTCGCCGAGGAGATCGTCGGAGTGACGGTGCCGCAACGTAAGTCGGACCCGCTCGTCGTCGACAAGGACGAGCACCCGCGCGCCGACACCACGGTGGAGTCGCTGTCGAAGCTCCGCGCCATCCGCTCCAAGATCGACTCCGCCTCCACCGTCACCGCAGGCAATGCCAGCGGCCAGAACGACGGCGCGGCCGTGTGCATCGTGACGACCGCAGAGAAGGCGAAGGAATTGGGACTGAAGCCCCTCGCCCGGATGGCGTCGTGGGCCGTGGCCGGCGTCCCGCCGCGCACGATGGGCATCGGCCCGGTGCCCGCGACGGAGAAGGCCCTCGGTCAGCTCGGACTGTCGCTGTCCGACATGGGTGTCATCGAACTGAACGAGGCCTTCGCCGCGCAGACCCTCGCCGTCCTCCGCAGCTGGGACCTCGACCCCACCGACGAGCGCCTCAACCCCAACGGGTCCGGCATCTCGCTCGGGCACCCCGTCGGCGCCACCGGCGGTCGCATCCTCGCCACCCTCCTGCGGGAAATGGACCGTCGCGAGTCCCGCTACGGGCTGGAGACCATGTGCATCGGCGGCGGCCAGGGCCTGGCCGCGGTGTTCGAGCGGGTCTGA